One Chloroflexota bacterium DNA window includes the following coding sequences:
- a CDS encoding PqqD family protein: protein MATLESRVAVKQDVLFRDLGGEAVVLNLQSGKYYGLDEVGTRIWSLLLEYGQVKQAYAALLGEYDVSEERLQEDLLHFVDELVSHGLVQIDEA, encoded by the coding sequence ATGGCAACGCTTGAGTCCAGAGTGGCAGTGAAACAAGATGTGCTGTTTCGAGACCTTGGCGGCGAAGCAGTTGTCCTGAATCTGCAAAGCGGGAAGTACTATGGTCTGGACGAGGTGGGCACGCGCATATGGTCGCTGCTCCTCGAGTATGGTCAGGTGAAGCAGGCATACGCCGCTCTGCTCGGTGAATACGACGTGAGCGAGGAACGCCTCCAGGAGGATCTGCTTCATTTTGTTGACGAACTGGTTTCCCATGGGCTTGTACAAATTGATGAAGCGTAG
- a CDS encoding lasso peptide biosynthesis B2 protein, with translation MLTNWFPMGLYKLMKRRLDTARTFSRHDWWTLGQAWLLLGMVDLALRVLPFRLVHKCMSLARRQTRKRDAAAELAATQHMQRLVSLASQCHLYPMRCLSQALVLQRLLGRQGIPTELRIGVRKEAGQLCAHAWLEYHGQPLGEPQGIAARFEPLAAPGVEP, from the coding sequence TTGTTGACGAACTGGTTTCCCATGGGCTTGTACAAATTGATGAAGCGTAGGTTGGACACGGCACGCACTTTCTCGCGCCACGACTGGTGGACACTAGGGCAGGCCTGGTTGCTGCTGGGGATGGTTGACCTGGCTCTGCGCGTGTTGCCATTTCGTTTGGTGCATAAGTGTATGTCGCTGGCGCGGAGGCAGACAAGGAAACGAGATGCTGCTGCAGAGCTGGCAGCGACGCAGCACATGCAGCGATTGGTCAGCCTCGCCAGCCAATGCCACCTGTACCCCATGCGTTGTCTGTCGCAGGCGCTGGTTTTGCAACGCCTGCTGGGCAGACAGGGCATCCCCACAGAACTACGCATTGGAGTACGCAAGGAGGCAGGGCAGCTCTGTGCCCACGCTTGGCTGGAATATCATGGCCAACCGCTTGGCGAGCCGCAGGGCATTGCGGCACGATTTGAACCACTCGCAGCACCGGGGGTCGAACCATGA
- a CDS encoding PqqD family peptide modification chaperone, giving the protein MSEAGLFRAEGFSDLVALSDEEVHRVTYQQAEAATKQLAAQIVQAFGAAEVALFCYAAIPRGGLIVLGMLSYVLDLKPENLLSLPVDVPLVVVDDSAYSGARFAQFLHSVSNERVIFAHLYSHPDLRAAILREEPRVVACLAAQDLRDLAPERYSPESEYLAWKERWRQRAKRPVYWMGLPEMVIFPWSEPDRPVWNPVSEQVEEGWWLTAPDRCLKNWARLGVPPRAQAQPTLRSPDEVAFHFDDEKVVLCNLRTEQVYGLEGVAADMWRALVGYGDLEVAAQHLASLYEVDEQRLWSDLQTFASELLAKELLERIDEPGDTEQAS; this is encoded by the coding sequence GTGTCTGAAGCAGGGCTTTTCCGTGCCGAAGGCTTCTCAGATTTAGTTGCTTTAAGCGATGAGGAGGTGCATCGAGTTACCTACCAACAAGCTGAGGCGGCCACGAAGCAACTGGCCGCCCAGATTGTGCAGGCTTTTGGTGCAGCGGAGGTGGCGCTCTTTTGCTATGCTGCCATTCCCCGCGGCGGCCTGATCGTGCTGGGCATGTTGTCGTACGTGCTCGACCTGAAGCCAGAAAACCTGCTATCCCTGCCCGTGGATGTCCCCTTGGTGGTGGTTGACGACTCGGCTTATTCCGGTGCACGCTTTGCACAGTTTTTACACTCGGTTAGCAACGAGAGGGTCATTTTTGCCCACCTCTATTCCCACCCCGACCTGCGCGCGGCGATCCTGCGCGAAGAGCCACGCGTGGTGGCTTGCTTGGCTGCACAGGACTTGCGCGATTTGGCTCCAGAGCGATACAGTCCAGAGAGCGAGTACCTGGCGTGGAAAGAGCGCTGGCGCCAACGAGCGAAGCGACCTGTCTACTGGATGGGCTTGCCGGAAATGGTCATCTTCCCCTGGAGCGAGCCAGACCGCCCGGTCTGGAATCCAGTGAGCGAGCAAGTGGAGGAGGGCTGGTGGTTGACGGCGCCCGATCGCTGCCTGAAGAACTGGGCGCGGCTGGGAGTACCGCCGAGGGCTCAAGCCCAGCCAACCCTGCGCAGCCCAGACGAGGTCGCTTTTCATTTTGATGACGAGAAGGTTGTCCTCTGCAACTTGCGCACGGAGCAAGTCTACGGTCTGGAGGGCGTTGCCGCAGATATGTGGCGCGCCCTGGTCGGGTATGGCGATTTGGAGGTGGCCGCTCAACACCTGGCGTCTCTTTACGAGGTGGATGAGCAGCGTCTGTGGAGCGATCTGCAGACCTTTGCCAGCGAATTGCTGGCCAAAGAGTTGCTAGAGCGGATAGATGAGCCAGGCGATACCGAACAAGCCTCCTAA